The sequence ATCTCTGTTAGCGATGGTTTCACAAGTTTGTAGTTGGAGCGTTCCAAATCTCCATTGTAGGGACAGTGTGAATTTGCAAATAAGCCCAAAAGATATTCTGTTTTATCCAAATCCACCAAACTCAAACCCTTCTTGCTCCAAACGTATGCCGCCTGTTTATTATTTGCTTGCTTTTCCTTCAACCAATCCTGGATCAGATTGCGTCCATCAGTACGATGGCCCGCCAGACCTTCTTCATCGTTGACAGTGGTGTTAATAAAGTGGCGCCGACCACCGCCCATCACCACCTTCAAATTCTTACCAACATCCCATTCCACCAGTTGGCGTGCTATATCCACGTTATCCTTGGCACTGCATCCATTCTGGATTATCATTGCATCATTTTCCCAATCACGATTGGCGGTATGTGCGTACACGCCAGCCGGTGAAGCATGTGTCACGCGTGCTGTTGTCACCAGACCAGCATCTTTGCCAGCATCTTGCACCCACTTGGCAATGCTTTCGACAAAGTTATCGGGATTTTGTCCAGTGGTGCAATCGTAACGCTTGACTTTGGCATTCACACCTATAGTGCCGTAGTTGGCTTTCACACCACCCAAATAGGCGGTAGCCGTACACGCTGAATCAGCTACTTGCCGGTCTACGCAGTATGTCTTTGATAAGCCGAGATAGGGGAATTTCTCAAAAGACACCTGATTGGCGCTATCACCCATTAAATTGCGTGCGGCCGTGATTGTGTGCACGGACATGCCATCGCCCAGGAAGAAGATGACATTCTTAGCCACACGTTCCGAACTCAGCTGCGATGTCTGTAGGATTTTGTTACTGAGTGTATTCTGTGCCTTCTCGATCCAATAGCTTGCATTGCGTTCGGCTTCGTTTGTGAGGTGAGATGCGGAGCCCAATCGAGTTGAGATGCTGCTACGGGGATGTGCTGGAgggaagaaaaaatatgtacaaaacaTATGTAAAAGATTTTGATATTTGGACTCTTAAAAGTTCATTAACAACGTTATATGGTAAGCGGTTAATAAAATCTAGCGCTATGAAGCAATCTGTCAGTGTTTTGATAAGATACACTTTCAAGTTTGCTAGAAAGTTTGCTTAGAAAGATTACATTAAATGCTATTTATTGACGTACATAAAACATTGCTGATAATTACACAACACCTGTCTGAGTTCTTTggactcacatacatacatacatagacgaATTGAGTACTAGACTTCGCCTTCAtacttaacacgttccctgtccgctgagccacaaatggttcaggaaacgtgcgcctgataagcactggcacgttcctgaaccatatgtgcgtcagggggtatatgaaaCTTCTAAAGCAAATGATTCACCTGGATGTAACGGAACTGTACAGTTTTTGCAGTGGACGTGCTGGTACgataataaagtaaagaaaaacgcCGGGACAtacgaaaaaacatttttactttacgcagaaatcacaaattatttttaattgtttcttattACGACACTCCCAGGTTTATCCAAATAAGCAATCTCGGGGTCACGCCCTATGTAAATATCATAATTCCACACAAAACCCTCTTCTGTTCACAGTTTATAGATTTTCAAGCCGTATTTATGAGCTTTTGATGGGTTGTATTGACGGAAAGATATCCTGCCTCTAAACGGCACCATCGACTCGTCATTGACGACACATTCACCGGGTGTTAGTAAGCCCTTCCAGTTATTGATAACAAGGTCCAAAagtggttttattttatatagacGTTCGTTTTGATCCCTCGGAGCTTCATTATCAACAAAGTTCCAGCAACGTACAATAATATTGACGAGAACCGATTATATGACATGTTTACGTTGTGAAATattggacttgtcggtcaattttgcatttttgtattgggacagggaacgtgttaagcgGTGAAATGTTGGTAAGTATATTAAAATTGCTAGGAGTGATTCTAGTTAAATATGTACCAATATTACTTTCTTCTCTTTGTTGTTGTACTGAAGAAATGATTCAGTCATgtacactgcgttaaataactgtAACTCATGTtctgattatttatttgtttcttatttaattaaaaaaaaattttttttatgaatatatagTTTATCCTCCTACAAAAATCAcataaatgcaaatttcaaaatgtgtgcaaatttaaaaaataattaaataattttctataagatttcaaactttttaaagagtattttatgaaaattttcaagtaccCAGCTTtacagcccattgaattttgatacaataaagtcacgttgattttttacaacttGTTTTGCTACTTTTGGGTCCTGTGTTGCAAATTATTCTACGactttttaaagatatttcttcttaaacagcgcatttgaaaattatttgtcgACATAGGCTGCtgttgtaacttttgtattttaaacTCAAAGTTCTCGttctctaaaattttatttttttggaaatgtttAACAATTCTCTTCAGTAGTTTTAACTCTTACTGCTGTTATTCACACTCAAAATCTCAAACCGGCCACTCACCTCTGTCACGTGCTAACGCCGAGCCCACGAATAAGCCCGTCAAAGTCAAGGCGTACAGGAATCTTATAAGCATTTCTGCGTTATTATTTTGCAAACTTTCGCGTTAAGATTGCGGCTCTTGTGTGGTTTGAGATCAACTTCTTGAATTGAACTGAACGGTCTAAAAGCAATTATAGCCAATAATAGAGTGGTGGTAAATTCATTCCACCACTGCTAAGGTTAATCTTATCGAACACGTGAAGAACATGCAGTTCTTAAATCTATATTAGCCATCATAAATTTACTTATGAATTAAGTGATGAGGGAATTTATGATACACTAAAAATAAAGGTagaatattattttgataaCTGTTGGCTTGGTTTCAGTATGAGCATTTTTAATATGGCTAATATTGGTCGTAATAATACAGTCGGCCGGTGTAGCGGAGGGTGCTTATTAGTAGCTTTCGGTTAGCTCCGGGCTCGATGCCGACtagttcccacgacagtcggttctacgttaccggaacgacccggatttatatccgaccacgGACTGTCATTTCAgggaatgcttatgctgctacaacaacaacacgccGACTAGTGACATGGAActtcaaatcattgaaaaatggTTTCCTAATAGCGGTAGTCCCTCACGAGGCAATGGTTTAACTTCGATAGCACTTTCGACTGTGCCGTTCGGAGGCTTTCAGTCGTTGGAGGGTATCaagacgcccaccacaaatTGGGTAAGAacgtcggccaaacacctaatgaAGTTTGCATTTCCCAATAATCATACTAAATAtgaatttatacatacatatattggttTTGGTAGAcgctatgtatgtacgtatgtatgtacattggaCATTTGTCGAAAGTGTGAATGATAGTGATTATTTTTGTGACAGGACTGtgtatatttacaatatttttcacgATCGGTAAGGACCATAAAATAAACTCTAAAAGTTGCCTAAATAAATGAGTTCTTAGTTATCTCTACAAGGTCTctccagaaaaaatattttgtaaaataaacttAACTACTTGAATCTCGGTTTTTATCACAAAAATGTAACCAAAAACATCAGGGTTTTagtttgtatttaaaaagtttataaagggttgttaaatttcaagggccgatgttgaatgtgaaccatacctaagcatcaacgacaccgttggacttctttctttgggattatttgaaagaaaagatgtacgtcgataagccagcaacaattcaagagctgatGGATGATATattttggcacattaacggcatagaacctcaattatgcctcagcgtcatcgaaaatttggaccatcggatggaagtgtgccgccgaggccgcggcggctatttggccaatattaaGTTCCATACGTAGTTGAGCCAtattaatattatcataataaagagaagtgataataatttcttaaaaaatgtattttattcaaaatcaacaccggcccttgaaactttacCACCCTATATtatctaaaatttaaaataactaaaaattaattaaaataattgttttgatatttcaatattgtatatacaaaatataaataaaataactaataaatattAGTAAGTCAATTTTGTATATCATGTATCAAAACATAGCTCCGAACATAGACCAACTTCACAATTTTGGCACCAAAAAACGACTCCCCCTTCAGAAGCGATTTCTGGAATTGTCTTGCTTGGAACAACAGACCGCACATCGTTTTGTTGGCCTAGTTTTACTTTCCGTTTCAGCAATTGATGCCAAAAAGTGATGTTCGACCAATCGCATTGGGCCAGGAGTTTTGCTAGGGACTCCAtctatagaatataaattctgcGAATGGAAACTCTCTATTTATTCATCTATGAGTTTCTCTGTAAACTCTAGATGCATCATAGAACCCCCAAAACAACCATAAAACCTGCGATCAGCGCTCGGGCTGGTGCATTAGAGAATGACCACCGCATGTGAGCGTTGTTCAAAATCATTACGCGATTAATGTTAACCCTTTGGCAACCTTTTATACCATATATTTAGGAGTTTATTAAGAAAATGTGATGAACTTTCGACtttcgaattgtttttttttttcttttgtttgtttaggttagttaagtacatacatatcccCTGAAATATGTTGACATTATtaggcattttgcatttttagaatGCTTTTGACAAATATAAAAGGAGACGTGTTTCGaaagaatttttattgtttttttttttcttttgggaaAATAGAACCAAAAGCTTCAACTTACTTCAAATGGTAACTGTGGTATTTGGCGAGTCTACTTTgagcaaaaacaaagttttacgAGTTGTACAAGTTGAAAGTACGGTTAAATGTGgatttgaatttctttaatCTCAATAACACAATGACAAAAACTTTCAAGAATTCTTATAACCACTTATATAaatccaaatatatatatacgaggtgaagtccaaaataaacaagactgccGTCATAAAAAATGGAGGagtcaaaaattaagtcgatgctcatttgtttgcaCGATTCCAAGagaatcgtccacaaggagttcgtgcgaACCGGCCAaatcgtcaatgcaattttctatcttggcgttttgaagcgtttgttgcatcgcattcctCGAATTCGCCCttaataccgcgaaggaggaagctggcgcgtattgcatgataatgcaatcgatccactcttgtgactgattttttgagtagaaatcgcattttaaccatcaatcactcaccgtatttgaCTGATGTGGctctctgtgacttctacctatttggaaaattgcatttggccatgaaaggaaaacgttttgcgtccgtagaggccatccaaaagggtTGTACCGACGTCCTGAAGGGCAGCTCTTTTCCTGTGCTGCCAACGTATGTTTATTTATGCCAAAAGCTTTATCTACCCGCCACTCGTTAACTCATGGTGAATCGAAAACgattaatatttcattaaaaaaaagaaagtgctttagacatttgcaaaaaattatttgagttaACTGAATATCTTTTGAGCTTATTTGCAAAAGAATGAATCTTTCTCTACCATAACTCTGCTAATTATgaatttcgaatatttaaatattttttctaattatgtTGGAAACGCTCTTTACTTTTCTAGAACAAAACTAAAAGAACTTAAAATTCGGTTAACTTAAGGTGAAGATATTGAAATTTCAGGAGCTGTTGTGAAAATTCCCATGAAAAAATGTAGATTTACCACGGTTCGTCATTGGAAGAGCCCAATGCCATATTGAAAAACGCATATCAGAAATATTTCCACAACTTTAACTACTAGTATATATGCATAAGCATATATTTATGCGTATTTGAATAATGCATTAGTTGTTGCACAGTGGTTTATATACATGTGTCACTTTAACATGCACTTTGGGCAATTTTTCCGAATCATACATACTACCAGCGGAGAAGGTGACACTAAAAATGGCGTTCATGGGCAAACATTGCACACATCCGCTGCAAAGAAGTGCTTCTGACCTGCTTTTGCCATGATCCGgtagttttgtttgtttatgtcgctgaaatatacatatgtaaatggcaTGTGTGCGGCGCAGCTGTCAAGCACATGAAAAGTTTACAAGGGTGTTGCCGTATTTCAGGACTAGTAAAAAGCGCGATTTGTAAATATACActtatacaaacatatgtgcatatgtatatatgtatagtaaaGAAAGGCAGGATATAACAACATTCGTCGATAACGCAAAATCATATGCACATTTGCATATTCACTTGGCATTCAAGGAGAAATTGAGGATTTATGCTCCAATTTGTGTTTTCCGAAGATTAAGCGGCTATCACAACTATTTACgtagatgaaaaaattaacagcAAGGCAAGCGATGTGCACCAAGGGTTATTGAATTGTTGTATAGTGGCCATCACGAGCAGAGAGTTCTATCAAAGCTTTTTCGTGCTTGTGTATGAAAAGAAGTATTATATTTGCAGAAGTACTCTTTACTTGTCAAAGCTTTACTTTTCtgcttttataaatttgtaggaGCTAAAACTTTTTGTACTCACACATacagttgtatgtatgtacgcaattCAAATAATCAGAACTTAGTATCTTGGAAAAATTTGCCTATTGCATGGCTATCTCAATGTTAGGATCGATTAAAAAGTGCTTCTCTACGTATTATGGCTAATTTacacggtggcgcaaaattaattatccaattttgtttttaaataacttataCTAGatagaaaacaattattttgagtgatggtaatctttattttgacctttacgcgctccattgcttttttgtttgtatgatTTCCACGCCTGAATCCGACCCAACGTTCATCAAACGCATCCTTACTAGAATCGAGAAGTGGGTGTATGAGTACAACACGTAATCCAGGCATCAGACGTCagaggtcagacagttaataaggactattatatGGGAGATATGCcccgtttacgtgaagcaattcgccaaaaagtaTAGAATTTGCGGGAacacaactcgtggattttacACCATGATAACGAACGGTagcagtgccatcattatcagTGAATTTTTGAttaagaacgaaacgaataccgaatcgatttgtaatttttttctgtttgttcgAGTCAAAAAATCACTACAGAGAATGGGGTACGTGTTTAAACAACCGAACGGTTAGAttaggtagtgctggctgatctgtacAAAGATCTGAAATTGTGTTATCAGTGCTATGTGTTTGGAGTCGAAGATAGccaaaaggaagtaatggaaaaatcgaagacgtctctgatggctataccgaaaatagagttccagaaatatttcgagAGCTGCATCAAacgttggcata is a genomic window of Anastrepha ludens isolate Willacy chromosome 6, idAnaLude1.1, whole genome shotgun sequence containing:
- the LOC128866380 gene encoding membrane-bound alkaline phosphatase, producing the protein MLIRFLYALTLTGLFVGSALARDRAHPRSSISTRLGSASHLTNEAERNASYWIEKAQNTLSNKILQTSQLSSERVAKNVIFFLGDGMSVHTITAARNLMGDSANQVSFEKFPYLGLSKTYCVDRQVADSACTATAYLGGVKANYGTIGVNAKVKRYDCTTGQNPDNFVESIAKWVQDAGKDAGLVTTARVTHASPAGVYAHTANRDWENDAMIIQNGCSAKDNVDIARQLVEWDVGKNLKVVMGGGRRHFINTTVNDEEGLAGHRTDGRNLIQDWLKEKQANNKQAAYVWSKKGLSLVDLDKTEYLLGLFANSHCPYNGDLERSNYKLVKPSLTEMTEAAIKVLRKNNNGYFLFVEGARIDMAHHETWARKSLEDTLEFSRAIELARNMTSEEDTLIVVTSDHSHTMTINGYPYRDQPITGLSNTLAEDGLPFTILSYANGPGYYTAYNDKTGRSEITDDQTKDVNFAYPATVPLTSETHGGDDVGVFASGPFAQYFSGNYEQSNIPAMMARALNIGPFANI